Below is a genomic region from Marinobacter salarius.
CGCTGCCCGGCTGTGAAGTCGAAGTGCAGGTCGATGGCAATCACTATCTTGTTGTTGTGGTGGGCGATGTTTTCGAGGGGCTGCCAACCATCAAGCGGCAGCAACTGATCAACAAGGCGTTGTTTCAGCACATTCTGGACGGCACCATTCACGCTCTGCACCCCAAGGCCTTTACGCCGGCTGAATGGGCCGCGCGCCAGGGTTGATACGCCCGCAAACTACAGGACACCATTGTGGACAAACTTCTGATCAGAGGCCGCAAGCCTCTCGACGGCGAAATCCGGATTTCCGGCGCCAAGAACGCAGCGCTACCGATTCTGGCCGCCACACTGCTGGC
It encodes:
- a CDS encoding BolA family protein; the protein is MEATEVAELVKEALPGCEVEVQVDGNHYLVVVVGDVFEGLPTIKRQQLINKALFQHILDGTIHALHPKAFTPAEWAARQG